One region of Culex pipiens pallens isolate TS chromosome 2, TS_CPP_V2, whole genome shotgun sequence genomic DNA includes:
- the LOC128093138 gene encoding uncharacterized protein LOC128093138, whose product MFAKQLTNFFKGSRTIALARELLMRLKISNDDERSIIRGRDGFEMDSEGVETLDEEEVDVDTECLPVLPKKSPANVRVGRPNRNKQRLSVRKFKISSSSAAVPQ is encoded by the coding sequence ATGTTCGCCAAGCAGCTAACGAATTTCTTCAAGGGCTCGAGAACCATCGCCTTGGCCAGGGAACTGCTGATGCGGCTAAAGATCAGCAATGACGATGAGCGTAGCATAATCCGGGGGCGCGATGGATTCGAAATGGACTCCGAGGGCGTTGAAACGCTGGACGAGGAAGAGGTAGACGTGGATACAGAATGCCTTCCGGTCCTGCCAAAAAAATCACCCGCGAACGTACGTGTAGGGCGACCTAACCGTAATAAGCAGCGACTGTCGGTCCGGAAGTTCAAGATTTCAAGTTCCTCAGCAGCTGTTCCACAGTGA